The Thermomonospora amylolytica sequence CTCGGAGAACGGGACGCCGACGACGTCCTGGGTGCCGAACTCGCCCGGGAACTCCCAGGAGCGCTCCGGCGGCGGGTCAGGGAGCGGCGTCAGCCGGCCACCGGTCATGACGAGACGCCGCGTCGTGTTGCGCCGGCCGGTCGTGCGGGTTCCCTCCGTCGGCCACCATCGGTCGAGGCCGAAGGCCACGGCGATCTCGTCCGCCGAGGCCCAGTCGCCCAGGGCGGCCGTGGCGAGCAGATCGGCCAGCCCTCCGTAGAACGCCATCGCCGGCACGACCGCGACGCCGGCGGCCCGGGCGCTGTCGGCGTGTTCGTCGTACGTGGCCCGGACCGCGGGCTGCTCGGCGGTGACGTCGAGGTAGTGGGCGCCTGCGCGGACGGCCGCGGCCGCCACCTCACGCGCGGTGTCGAGGAAGGGACCGGCGCAGTTGATCACCGCCGCCACGCCGGTCATGGCGTTCTGCAGCGATGCCGTGTCCTCGACGGCGGCGGCCCGCGTCTCGAGGCCGGGATGGGCGGCGCCGAGCGCGGCGAGCCGCGCGGGGTCGCGACCGGACAGGACGGGCTCGTGGCCGCGCCGGAGCAGTTCGGCGATGACGAACCGCCCGGTGTGACCGTACGCGCCGTAGACGAGCACCCGGTCCGGTGCGCGGGTGCCTTGCTGACCGTGATCCATGCCGATGATCCTCGTCGGCCCGCCGTCCTGGTCGCCACCGTCCGATCCGACACGACCCGTACAGTTTCCGACATGCACCGGATCGCGTTCGCCGTCCATGAGCACACCATGCTGTTCGAGGCGGCCATCGCCGCGGAGGTCTTCGGCGTCGACCGCTCCGACCTCTCGCCGACCGGGGACTGGTACGACCTGACCGTGGCCACTCCGGACGGCTCCCCGCCCGGCTGGCTGCCGCAGGCGGCGGCGCACGGATACGAGGTCCTGCCCGACATGGACACCGTGATCGTTCCCGCCACCGCCGACCCCGCCGCGCCGTCCAGTCCCGCCCTGCTGACCGCGCTGGTCAGGGCGTACGAGGCGGGCGTCCGGATCGCCTCGCTCTGCACGGGGGCGTTCCTGCTGGCGGACGCGGGGCTGCTGGACGGCCGCAGCGCGACGACGCACTGGATGCACGCCGGGGAGCTCGCCGGCCGCCACCCCCGGGTCGACGTCCGCGCGGACGTCCTCTACGTCGACGAGGGACGGGTGCTCACGTCGGCGGGCAAGACGGCCGCGCTCGACCTGTGCCTGCACCTGGTGCGCACCGACTACGGCGCGGCGGCCGCCAACGGGCTCGCCCGCCGGCTGGTGGCACCGGCGCACCGGCCCGGCGGCCAGGCCCAGTTCATCGCGGCGCCGAACGCCTCCGTCAGCCCCGACGGCCTGGAGGCGGCGCTGGAGTGGGCGCGGGCCCGGCTCGACCAGCCCCTCACGGTCGAGGAACTCGCCCGGAAAGCGGGACTGAGCAGCCGCCACCTCGCCCGCCGCATGCGCGATGCCACCGGCCTCTCCCCGCTCGGCTGGCTCCAGCGGCAACGCCTCGCCCTGGCCCAGGAACTCCTCGAACGCACCGACGCGACGGTCGAGCAGATCGCCTCCCGCTGCGGCATGGGCACCGCCACCACCCTCCGCCGCCACTTCCAGCGGGTCCTCGGCATCAGCCCCACCGCCTACCGCAGCACGTTCCACCGATGACGAATGCCCTATCTCCCGCAGAAACGACCGGATCGTTCCGGAGCCTCCACAGCCGTGGGGCGGAGGTGCTCATACGGGCGAGCCGGTCCTCGAAGGCTCCCGGGTGCCGAGGCCGGACGGACGTGTGCCTTTCCACAGCAGCCACACGATGAGGAGCAGCTCTCCGACGAAAGTGAACCCAGCCGTCCTTGAAGGCGTTCGCCGCCGTCAGCACCTGCGCCTCGACCTGCCCGGCGGCCCTGCGAAACCGCGAGCTCGCAGACCGGACCTCGACCCCCAGCCGCACGGTGCGAACGCCAGCGTGGCCATCGCACCAAGAGAGCCAGCCGTCTCAGCCCGCCGACCGTAGGCACGAGACCGAAAAATCAGAGAAGCGAGACGCCGATGTCCCGTCCCGGCTCGCAGCCGAGCCCTGGACACGCAGAAGCGGGACAGGTTCGACCTGCCCCGCTTCATCATGAAGTGTCACGAAGTGTCCGAGGGGGGACTTGAACCCCCATGCCCCGTGAAGGGCACTAGCACCTCAAGCTAGCGCGTCTGCCTATTCCGCCACCCGGACCTGTGCGTGCTGCAGTGCGCAGCGGCGTGCCAACGATACCAAAGGTCCGGAGTCGCGGCGAAGTCGATCGAGCGGGCACGATGGGCCGGGTAGAGGTACGGCGGCGAAGGTGGGAGCGCGGTGGCTGACGGGCTTGGTGCGCAGGATGAGGTCGTACGGCTCTGCCAGGAGCTGATCCGGATCGACACCAGCAACCCGGGGGACCACTCGGGTCCGGGGGAGCGGGTCGCGGCCGAGTACGTGGCGGAGAAGCTGGGCGAGGTGGGGCTGGAGCCCGTCCTGCTGGAGTCGCATCCGGGACGGGCCAGCGTCGTGGCGCGGATCGAGGGGACCGATCCGTCGCGGGACGCGCTGCTGCTGCACGGGCATCTGGACGTGGTGCCGGCGCGGGCCGAGGACTGGACGCGGGACCCGTTCGGCGGGGAGATCGCCGACGGGTGCGTGTGGGGGCGCGGCGCCGTCGACATGAAGGACATGGACGCCATGATCCTGGCGGTCGTCCGGGAACGGCTGCGGCAGGGGCGGCGGCCGCCGCGGGACGTGGTGGTGGCGTTCCTTGCCGACGAGGAGGCCGGCGGCAGGTGGGGCGCCCAGTGGCTGGTGGACGAGCATCCGGAGCTGTTCGAGGGGTGCACCGAGGCGATCGGGGAGGTCGGCGGGTTCAGCCTGACCGTGCCGGGTGACCGGCGGATGTACCTGATCGAGGCCGCGGAGAAGGGCATCGCCTGGATGCACCTGACCGCCCGCGGGACCGCCGGGCACGGGTCGATGGTGCATCCGGACAACGCGGTGACCGCGGTGGCGGCGGCGGTGGCGCGGCTGGGGGCGCACGAGTTCCCGATCCGGCTGACCAAGACGGTGCGGGCGTTCCTGGAACGGGCCTGCCTGGCGTACGGGGTGGAGTTCGACCCCGACCACCCGGAGCGGTGCCTCGAGGAGATCGGGCCGCTGGCGCGGATGATCGGGGCGACGCTGCGCAACACCCTCAACCCGACCAGGCTGGACGCCGGATACAAGGTGAACGTCATCCCCCAGGAGGCCACCGCGCAGGTCGACGGGCGGTTCCTGCCGGGGCATGAGGAGGAGTTCTTCGCCACCGTGGACGAGCTGCTCGGGCCGGACGTGACCCGGGAGTTCGTGTACCACGACCGCGCCATCGAGACCGAGTACGAGGGGGCTCTGGTGGCGGCGATGGAGGAGGCCCTGACGTCCGAGGACCCGGGGGCGCTGCCGGTGCCGTACTGCCTGTCGGGCGGGACGGACGCCAAGGCGTTCGCCCGGCTGGGGATGCGCTGTTTCGGGTTCGCGCCGCTGCGGCTGCCGCCGGAGCTGGACTTTTCCGGAATGTTCCACGGGGTGGACGAAAGGGTTCCGGTGGACGGGCTGCGTTTCGGTGTCCGGGTGCTGGACCGGTTCCTGGACCGCGCTTAACGAATTGCGCAAAAGCCTGGGATCCGAGCGGTCCGTGGTGCTACGGTCACCTTGCGTCGAGAACGGGTCATCCCGTTCCATACCGGGGTGAGCACGCCGAGGAGGGCTCTGTGGCGCACGGCCTGGCATCAGCACGGACGGTCGCCGTCCGGTCGCTGCGCGCTCTGGCCGCGAGCCGCCGCCTGCACCGGCTGCTGGTCCTCGGCGGGCTGCTGATCGTCGGCTGGCTGCTCGGCGGCCAGTCCGGCACCGCCCACGCCGAGACCGCGCCCCGCCCGGCGGGCGTCGCATCCCCGCAGGTCGTCGAGTGCGGGCAGGACAGGGCCGTCGTGACGGACCTGCTGTCCGCCGTTCCGCTCCAGGGGCCGATCGACCTGCGGATTCCCGGGCGCGCACCCGACCGGGACCTGCCCCTGCCGGACGACCCGGA is a genomic window containing:
- a CDS encoding M20/M25/M40 family metallo-hydrolase, with the protein product MADGLGAQDEVVRLCQELIRIDTSNPGDHSGPGERVAAEYVAEKLGEVGLEPVLLESHPGRASVVARIEGTDPSRDALLLHGHLDVVPARAEDWTRDPFGGEIADGCVWGRGAVDMKDMDAMILAVVRERLRQGRRPPRDVVVAFLADEEAGGRWGAQWLVDEHPELFEGCTEAIGEVGGFSLTVPGDRRMYLIEAAEKGIAWMHLTARGTAGHGSMVHPDNAVTAVAAAVARLGAHEFPIRLTKTVRAFLERACLAYGVEFDPDHPERCLEEIGPLARMIGATLRNTLNPTRLDAGYKVNVIPQEATAQVDGRFLPGHEEEFFATVDELLGPDVTREFVYHDRAIETEYEGALVAAMEEALTSEDPGALPVPYCLSGGTDAKAFARLGMRCFGFAPLRLPPELDFSGMFHGVDERVPVDGLRFGVRVLDRFLDRA
- a CDS encoding saccharopine dehydrogenase family protein → MDHGQQGTRAPDRVLVYGAYGHTGRFVIAELLRRGHEPVLSGRDPARLAALGAAHPGLETRAAAVEDTASLQNAMTGVAAVINCAGPFLDTAREVAAAAVRAGAHYLDVTAEQPAVRATYDEHADSARAAGVAVVPAMAFYGGLADLLATAALGDWASADEIAVAFGLDRWWPTEGTRTTGRRNTTRRLVMTGGRLTPLPDPPPERSWEFPGEFGTQDVVGVPFSEIITMARHLRAAEIHSYINLAPMRDIRDPGTPPPEAADESGRSSQRFVVDVAVRKGTSLRRMSAAGRDIYAVTAPLVCEAVTRLLDGRSGRTGVAAPGEAFDAADFLDALSPGTLLVQRS
- a CDS encoding GlxA family transcriptional regulator, giving the protein MHRIAFAVHEHTMLFEAAIAAEVFGVDRSDLSPTGDWYDLTVATPDGSPPGWLPQAAAHGYEVLPDMDTVIVPATADPAAPSSPALLTALVRAYEAGVRIASLCTGAFLLADAGLLDGRSATTHWMHAGELAGRHPRVDVRADVLYVDEGRVLTSAGKTAALDLCLHLVRTDYGAAAANGLARRLVAPAHRPGGQAQFIAAPNASVSPDGLEAALEWARARLDQPLTVEELARKAGLSSRHLARRMRDATGLSPLGWLQRQRLALAQELLERTDATVEQIASRCGMGTATTLRRHFQRVLGISPTAYRSTFHR